From the genome of Thermodesulfobacteriota bacterium:
GTTGGCAGACATAACCGAGATATTCTCCGGCGGGGAAATTCGTATTACGATTCAGCAAAACTTTGTCTTACGCTGGGTACCAGAGGATTGCCTGCCGTCGCTTTATGCTGCCCTCAGGGAGGCAGATTTAACCTATCTGGGAGCCGATACCTTTGAGGATATAACTGCTTGCCCAGGCGCAGACACGTGCAGATTGGGTATCACATCAGCCAAAGGATTGGCTGGAAGGCTAAGCAACGGAATGGCAAATGGTCTTTCGGAATATAAGGAGATGGCGAAGGACTTGAAGATTAAAATATCTGGATGCCCAAACGCCTGTGCACAGCATGTCTCCGCAAATATTGGTTTTCAGGGCGCGTCGATAAATCATGATGGTAGGACAGTTCCCGCAGAAATGGTTTTTGTAGGAGGCTCACTTATAGGGGATGATACTCGGCTTGCCATGCCAATTAAAAAGATTCCTACTCGAAATGCCCCAAAGGTTGTCAAGAAACTGCTTGAGCTATACAAACACCAAAAACAGGGTGACGAGCACTTTGACCTTGTTATGCAAAGATTAGGCGCTGATCGGATAAAAGTGGAGCTTGATGAATTTACATCTATTCCATCTTTTGAAGAAGACCCCTCGTTCTATCAGGATTGGGGACATGAGGAAGAAAAGTTCGAAATTCAACAAGGAGTTAAAGGGGAGTGCGCCGGCGCGACTGTTGAGGAAAAGATCCCAACCTTCAAAGATGCTGAAAAACATCTAGAGAAGGCGCGCGCCTTTTTACACCACGGCGAATTAAAATCATCAATAATAGAATCATACCAGGCATGTTCAGCGACTGCTCATGTGCCCTTGTACACGAAATTGGTCGACCCATTTACCGATGAGCAAACAATATGGGAGTTTGAGAACATGCTTGTGCGCACAGGAGAAGCAGATAATAAATGGATTGACATTGCTGTGCGCCTAAAGGAAAAAATCAGCATGGAACCTACAAAGGAAATCGCCGAAGAGCTGTTAGCTATAGCAGATGATATGCATTCAGAGTGCCAACAAATCCAGATGAATCTTACTCAGGCTACAAAAAACTAGCAGGTTCAAAACCCGATAAAAAAATAAATGAATAACCCTGCGGAAAGCTGCTGGGGTATGGTATTAAAATATACGGTTGCGAGCAATCCTGAGCTAGTGCGAAGGGGACAAAGCAATCGCCTGATGAGATTCTTCGCTTCGCTCAGAATGACACACCGTATCAGATTGCCAGGGAGCCTACATCAGAAAAACGATTCTAGCTTTTCCAATACATCATCAGTTTTCCCGATGATTTTACTACATTCTGGCAAAGATTCCAAAAAGTATCTACCATAGAACTTGCTAATAATTCTCTTATCTAAAACAAGCACAGCACCCTTGTCCGTACGAGATCTTATGAGTCTCCCAAAACCCTGTTTGAATTTTAAAACTGCGACCGGGACGGTGTATTCTAAAAACGGATCTATTCCCTGTCTTTCCATATGTTCAACTCGAGCTTCTATAATCGGATCCGTGGGAACCCTGAATGGGAGCCTGGTAATAATAACCAACCTTAGAGCTTCTCCTGGGACATCTACTCCCTCCCAAAAACTATCGGTTGCAAAAAGAACAGAATTAACTTCTTTTCTAAAATTATCGAGAAGTCTAGCCCGCGGAAGACTGCCCTGCTTTAATGGAACTAGCCCAAGACTCTCAAGTCGTTTACTTATTTCCTTATAAACCAATTCAAGAAGAGAATATGATGTGAAGAGAATAAGGGCATCCCCACCAGATGCTTTAACAGCGTCGAAAATCACGGGCGAGACCTTTAAAGAGTGTTGAATATCCGTTGGCGCCGGCATATCATTGGGTATCGCGAGCAGAACCTGTTGTTCATAATCAAATGACGAAGGCAATATATGCTCTTTTACCCTGTTGTTATCAGTTAAACCAATGCCCGATTTTAGAAAATTAAAATTGCCTCCGACAGCCATCGTAGCAGAAGTCATCACTATCGTATTACAGCTCGAATATAGCCTTTCCCTTAAATGTGGCGAAATATCAAGTGGGGAGAGACCGATACCAGAAAGTATTCCCCCTTTTCCCACCCTACCCTCAACCCATCTTATATAACCATCATCCTCTCGATTCAGGAATGAATCGATGACTTGGGAGAAGTAATTGACTTTATTGCCGACACCTTTAAATTCTACAAGAATCTTTGCGACATCAGTTTCGGCCTCAAACTCCATGAGAACATCTATAAAGTTCCTTATCTCATCGAATAATTCACGAAGCTTTATACTCAGAATAGAAAATTTCTTATGAATTTCTTCCCATCCCGCTGTCTCAAATATATCTTCTGTAATTCTTAAATTAATCTCATTTTTGGAACCTTCTTTTGCCTCAACTATCTGAAGTGAAAAATAATAAAGCTCATCAAAGGTATTTAATACATGTTCTTCGACCATATCGACCTGTGGCGAAAGTCTTTCTTCTATTCTTCTAAGCACCTTGTTAAGTATTCCTTTTTTAAAATATTTCCTGAGCCTTGTTGTAAGATTAGCAGTGTAGAAGATCAATCCCTTTATCTCACCGCTACTTCCTTTTCTCTTTAACCTTCTCAACGCTCTTATAATCCCAAATTTTGTTGCCCTCATTCCAAAATGCGACGTAGCGGCATCTACAATATGATGGGCTTCATCAAATACAATATTTTTATAGGGGGGTAGGATTCCAGCGTCATTCTCCTCGCTTGCTCCTTTTATTGCTAAATCGGAAAAAACAAGGTGATGATTAGCAACTATAATGTGAGACGATGCAACATCCCTCCTCGCCTTATAGAAAAAGCAATTCGAGTAGTGAGGACACCTCACACGTAAACAGCTATCACTCTCTGCAGAGACCTTGTCCCAAATACCCTCAGGGGGGGTAAAATTTAAATCCGATAAAGAACCGTCCTTTGTAACCCTTGACCAATCAAGGATATCGCTAAGGATCTTGATTTCTTCATCTTCAGCAAATTCGAATAGTCCCTCTCCAACAGTTTCAGCCCTCAGAAGGCACAGGTAATTACCCATACCTTTTACAAGAGAATGTTTAAAATCCTCATTTAGACTACTGTGAACGAGTGGGATGTCTTTCTGTGAAAGCTGCTCTTGAAGGTTAATAGTATTGGTGGAGATGACAACCCTCTCGCCATTCAGAAGAGACCAATAGACAGAAGGTATCAGATAAGAAAGCGTTTTGCCTGTTCCCGTACCGGCTTCGATTATTGATACGAGGTTCTCATTAAACGCACTTGAGACCGCGCCGAGCATCCTTATTTGTTCTTCACGCATCTCATAATTAGAACCTAAGCTCTCGGCAACTTTACCCTTCGGCATTAGGAGTTGTTGGATACCCTCAGTCTCTAGGTGCTTTATCTCGACTTCCTTGAAACGTTCAACAATGACATAAACCCTCGAGGCATCGTTATTAGCTATATAGAACCCGACACCATGGTTTCCGAAAACAGAGGCCATTTGTATATCTTGATCTGAAGGAGTTAAATTTCCAGAAGGATGATTGTGGATTACGACTTCACCAGATTTAGCAGAATCGACTACTGCGGGAACAGAATAATTATTCCCACGCGCGATCACTCTCACATTTTCTATGACGTCTCCATCCCCAAAGGAGCCAACAAAAAACACCTCATTTCCATCTGCTTCTTTAATGACCTTTGCAAATTCCTTCTTAGCCTTTTTTGAAAAGATATCTAATTTCACAGCAAGAAAATTAACACAACTGAGAGTTTTTCCAAAAAATACAATTATTAGATTCCTAGCGTTTGACATCACAAAAATAGACTGGGTTTTCCAACATCGCTAACGGTTAGGTCACGAGTCTTGCTCGTGACAGGCGATTAACCAACCAGCAAGCCTGGCCTGAGTTAAGTCGAAGGGACTGGTCGGCTACCCGAGTAATTTCGATTTGAAAATTACGCCAGAACGGCTTATCTCGGAATCGTATCGATACCCGATCTAAGACTTCGGGTGTGACAGAAAACGGATCTTCAAACCTTCTGGAGAATGCTCTTATCTTTCTCTATGGAAAACGCAGGTAAAAAAGGGTAGTTTATCACTGTGCACGATGGAGGGGTGGCCGAGTGGACGAAGGCGCCGGTCTCGAAAACCGGTAGAGCCTTTGTGGGCTCTCGTGGGTTCAAATCCCACCCCCTCCGTTTAAAGCAGTTTGAGATTAGAAATGCAAAAAAAGAGATTCGACCTCCCTTCAAACAGGGTCATTTATTCTCAAACGATGGAGTACATCGAAAAGGAAAAAACCTTTCTCTTGTTTAAAGGTAACAATTTAGATGCATTCATTGAATCGTCCTCTTATGCCAGCGAGAAGGGCTTTAACCTTATAGGGATAGATATGAAAACACCCGGACTGAAGGACCACCTCAAATCTCTAAAGAAACATGGGCAAAGAAGGTTTGGAGTGTTTTGTGTCTCATCGAAGAAGGAGGCCAGGATTGCTATTAATGCGGGCGCATCGTTTATCTTCTCCACCCATTGTGACAGAGGAATAATAAGAAGATGTAATAGAGAAACTGTGTTTAATTCTATAGGATGTCTCACACCAAGTGAGTTAGCCGCGGCCAATGAATTTGGAGCAAGAACAATCAGTATTTTCCCATGTAATAAAATGGGCGGCGTGAGCTGGTTCGTATTCCTCAGGGAAATATTTCCAAAGTTAAGATTCATACCAACCGATAAGATGAATCCATCAGAGGCGAGCCGGTATCTAAGGGAAGGAGCCTACGCTGTAGCTCCTATTATTGATTTGGAAATTACGAAATATCCTATAGGATTAATAGAAGATTTCAAAACAATTAAGTAGCAAAGGTGCCATTACTGGCGAAATATCGGCATCATCATCGAACAATCGAATAGGAGCTCATAAAATCAGGAAATGCGCAGAATTATAGGATATAATATCAGCTCAGAGGAGAACCAATTCAAACAATGATACTCAGTTATAGAAAGATAACTTACGCAATACCCTGTATCTTAATCATATTCCTTGGGACCTTCTTTATAAACTGCTCAAAATCATACGCGACCCGTGAACTCGAGGAGACCACTTTGGATATAGCAAGGAGTTCAAATAACATAGTGGTAGCAAAATGCATTTCAACTGAATCAAGGTGGAATGAACAGGGGTCTTTAATATTTACATATGTAACATTTCAGTTACAGGATACTGTTAAAGGAGATAGTACAGAGGAAAATTTAGCCCTAAGATTTTTAGGTGGCCGCGTCGGGGACACAGTACAGTCTGTACCCGATATGCCTGAATTCTCTGAGAATGAAGAAGTAATGCTCTTCCTCGGCCCAAAAAATAAATCTGGCTATCAAACGCTAAGCAGCATTCAAAACGGCGTGCTTAGGATTCAAACCGACTTAGACACTGGTAATAAATTAATAACAACGCCGACCACTGGTATTCAAATTTATAAGAGAAATACAGATAAATCCATATCTTCACCCTATGAAAATGGAGTCTTATTGGAAGACTTCAATTATAGTCTCAAGAAGGCAATTGATTGACCAACCTGAAAGCATTGAAAAAGAGCCTCTATGACTAAACTAAGAATAGTAACAGCGTCTCTTATAGCCGTGTTTTTTGTGCCATGCATTGTATTTGGTTACCATATACTGAATAACCGAAATTCGTCGGGTAATTTCGTATTCCTTAAATGGGGAGGCACAACAGTAAATTTAAGACTAGATCCTGGCACCTTGGGAGGAGGAGATGGAAGAGAAATTGTAGAAGAGGCATGTGAGACCTGGAACAACGTACCAACCGCGGTTAGCCTCTGTGGAAATTTTTCCACTGTGTCCGAAGACATTACGGTCGAAAATTATGAATCTCTTATATCTACTAATGACGGTAATATTGATGTAATCTTTGATGAAACAGGTGAAATCCTAGCTGATCTGGGGTTCTCTCCCAGCTCGACTCTGGGAGTAAGTTCTGTCACAAGCAACGTAGCAAACGGTGAAATACAAAATGTGCTTTTAGTTTTAAACGGTAGTTTACAAAGCAGTTCGTCATCGGACCTGCTTTCAACATCAATCCACGAGATGGGCCATGGTTGGGGATTGGCCCATATACCAATAGGTGGAATTAACAGTGATAATTTTACTCATGGGCTCGAACCGATCGATCCCGAAGCAATTCCAACGATGTTTCCGTTTAACATACCGACTAATGATGCACTTGGAAGGACCTTGGAACTTGATGATGAGGTTGGAATATCGGTAAGATACCATTCCAACTGATTAAGATATCAATGGAGGTTATTTAAGTTGTTATTCAGAACAAATGTCAGATTTGCGATGATTCCATTATTGTTCCTTGCAATAATTTTTACACTTTCTGGGTCATGCGATGGTGGAGGTGAAGAAAGCGGTGGAGATGGATCAAATCCAGGCCCTGATATGAATCTGACAGAACCTTTATTAAATGGTGCCATACAAGGAACCGTAACTTCTTCCCGTGGATCTCCGCTAAATGGGGTGCATGTGAGGGCTGTGAAAGTAGACAACACAAACATTCAGATTTCGGCCTTTTCAGGCATCGGTCCAAACTTAACTCTTCGAGATGGAGAATTCCGGATAGACGGCGTGCCATCCGGGAACTACAGAATACTCATTGAAAAATTAGACGGACGATCGCTTGTGTTTCAAGATTTTAGATATAGTGATTTTGTAAAACAAAACTCTCCGTTGATTTCCTTTCCTGACGAGTATTTTAATGGGACCGAAGAATCCTCTGATGATGATCTCGAGGATTCCGTGGAGATTATAGTAATTAACGGACAAACTACCGGAGGGATAAATATCATCACAAATGATTGAACATTGCTAGTCAACCAGATCTAGCGTGATCCTCCTTCTCTCCACATCAGCGTCATCAACCTTAACCTTCACACTTTGACCTATTTCATACCATCTTCTCTTATGACTCTTAATTTTTTCTCTGGGCACGAACCCCTCAACGAAAACTTCCTTAAGCTCGACAAAAATCCCAAACGGAAGAACACTCACTACAACACCTTCGAACTCTTTTCCAACGTGCGTTTTCATCATGTTTGCGCTCTCAAGCTTTATAGCCTCCCTCTCAAGTTCATCAGCATATCTCTCCCGCATCGAACAGTGATTTGAAATCCACTCCAGAGACTCAGGTGTATATGGAATTCTCCTTCCACTGAGAATACAATCGATAAGCCTATGAACTACCAAATCAGGATAGCGCCTTATCGGAGATGTAAAGTGTGTATAATGCCTGAGTGCGAGACCAAAATGACCTCTGGTAGCTGTAGAATATAATGCTCGTTTTAAAGACCTCAGGATCAGCATATTTACTGCAATCTCCTCAGGTCTCCCTTTAGACTCCAAAATTACCCTTTGAATATCTTTAGCCTTAATGTTCCCGTTGATTCGAAGGGAATAGCCGAGTTTTTTCAGGTCATCAGCAAGCTCCTTCAAAGACATAATATCAGGAATATCATGTATACGATAAATAGAGGGGGTTTTCGAGTTGAATATGTGCATAGCCACACTAGTGTTAGCAGCTATCATGAACTCCTCGATTATTCCATGCGCAATGTTCCTTGTAAGCTTTACTACATCAACGGTTCTTCCAAGCTCGTCTCGTATAAGCTCGGGTTCAGGTATATCGAAGTTAAGCTCCCCATTTGAAATTCGCCTTTCCCTAACTCTTTCGTAAAGCTCTTTCATTGATTGGAGACTTTGAACTATCTCTTTTCTTACAGCTTTCTCAGCCGACCGTTTGTTTAGCAAATCCGAAGCAAACGAGTAGTTTAGCCTTGCATGACTTCGTATTACACTCTTGTAGATCTTGTAATCCGTTATGTCACCACCGTCGTTGAAATGCATCTCTACGGTCTTAGCAAGTCTGTCTTCGTGGGGAACAAGACTGCACAATTCGTTAGAAAGTTTTTCAGGGAGCATCGGGATGACCATGTGCGGCATATAAATGCTAGTTCCTCTCTGTAGAGCATCATTGTCAACGCCGCTTCCAAGTCTTACGTAATTAGTAACATCCGCTATGGATACCCAGAGTTTATACCCATTGCTAACGCGTGAAATGCCAACCGCGTCATCGAAATCCTTTGCAGTGTCATTATCAATTGTAAAGATGCAGCAGCCCCTCAAATCTACCCTTCCCCTCAAATAGTCAGGACTAACTTCAGAAGGAATTTCTTCAGACTCGCGCAACGCTTCCCTTGAAAAACCGTTTGGAAGATTATAATCTGCCGATAGCCCTTTGTACTCAACATCAAGCTTCCCGGCTTTTCCTAATACTTCAACAATGTTAATTTTTGGAATATTTTCCTCAACTCTTGCTCCCCGAAGTTCAGCTATAACCAAACTACCACTCCTTATCCCTTTTGCATCACCTAGCCTAACCGCAATCCTCGAACCGTTTGTATTTCTGGCCAATATAATTCCCGTTTTTCCTGTTCTTATGAACTTTCCAATGATTTTCCCTTGATTTCGAACCCTTACAGGAGAAATCGCTGTTTTCTCCTTTCCACTAGTGGTGAAACCTTCTGAAAGTGCATATCTGCCCCCTCTTATTCTTAAGATCTTTCCCTCGTTTACCATTTTCCGCAGTACGTTCTTGAACGCCCTCCTACCTTCTTTTTCTACACGAAGCCGTTTTGAAATTTCTCGTGCCCTTGAAGGCCTATATGACGGCCTCTTCATAAATTTCTCTATCTCTCGTGGTCCCGGTAGCTTAATCATAGGATTTTAATATTTAATGAGATATAGTTTATCTTCAATATTTCTTTATTTTATCAAGACTTGGGAAATAACCAATTCTCTACTTTTATGAAACCTTAGCGAAGACTCTTCTCACTGGCATTCTCGGCTATTTTATTATCTGCCATAAGGCAAAATCGTTAATCCATAAACGTCTATATACGAGTTATAGTTAAATGAATGATAAATGGCCAAATTACTTTGTCAATCGCTTTTGGTAATATTAAGCGGAAGAAACATTAAAGACTTAAAGTATTAATTTAATGTTTAAACTCATGTCACTGAAAAGAAATTACATGTATCATGAGATAACTGCATTTCATCGCTGTAAAAACCAGATATTTCGACGACAGAATCCTAAATAGTATTAGCTTCACTTATCTTAATGTTCCTTTAGAACTTCTTTGTCTTGATGCTGAATAGATCCTGACCTATCGTCAGGACATGGTTCAGCACAGGTACAAAGAAGCAATCCTTCGACGTCGCTCAGGACTAGGCCGCCCCCCTTGTTGTCATTCCCGCGGATTGTTAGCGGGAATCCATGCTTTTACCTCTGGATCCCCGACTACTGATTTCGGGGATGACAGACCGACTAA
Proteins encoded in this window:
- a CDS encoding helicase C-terminal domain-containing protein, whose product is MSNARNLIIVFFGKTLSCVNFLAVKLDIFSKKAKKEFAKVIKEADGNEVFFVGSFGDGDVIENVRVIARGNNYSVPAVVDSAKSGEVVIHNHPSGNLTPSDQDIQMASVFGNHGVGFYIANNDASRVYVIVERFKEVEIKHLETEGIQQLLMPKGKVAESLGSNYEMREEQIRMLGAVSSAFNENLVSIIEAGTGTGKTLSYLIPSVYWSLLNGERVVISTNTINLQEQLSQKDIPLVHSSLNEDFKHSLVKGMGNYLCLLRAETVGEGLFEFAEDEEIKILSDILDWSRVTKDGSLSDLNFTPPEGIWDKVSAESDSCLRVRCPHYSNCFFYKARRDVASSHIIVANHHLVFSDLAIKGASEENDAGILPPYKNIVFDEAHHIVDAATSHFGMRATKFGIIRALRRLKRKGSSGEIKGLIFYTANLTTRLRKYFKKGILNKVLRRIEERLSPQVDMVEEHVLNTFDELYYFSLQIVEAKEGSKNEINLRITEDIFETAGWEEIHKKFSILSIKLRELFDEIRNFIDVLMEFEAETDVAKILVEFKGVGNKVNYFSQVIDSFLNREDDGYIRWVEGRVGKGGILSGIGLSPLDISPHLRERLYSSCNTIVMTSATMAVGGNFNFLKSGIGLTDNNRVKEHILPSSFDYEQQVLLAIPNDMPAPTDIQHSLKVSPVIFDAVKASGGDALILFTSYSLLELVYKEISKRLESLGLVPLKQGSLPRARLLDNFRKEVNSVLFATDSFWEGVDVPGEALRLVIITRLPFRVPTDPIIEARVEHMERQGIDPFLEYTVPVAVLKFKQGFGRLIRSRTDKGAVLVLDKRIISKFYGRYFLESLPECSKIIGKTDDVLEKLESFF
- a CDS encoding bifunctional 4-hydroxy-2-oxoglutarate aldolase/2-dehydro-3-deoxy-phosphogluconate aldolase; translated protein: MQKKRFDLPSNRVIYSQTMEYIEKEKTFLLFKGNNLDAFIESSSYASEKGFNLIGIDMKTPGLKDHLKSLKKHGQRRFGVFCVSSKKEARIAINAGASFIFSTHCDRGIIRRCNRETVFNSIGCLTPSELAAANEFGARTISIFPCNKMGGVSWFVFLREIFPKLRFIPTDKMNPSEASRYLREGAYAVAPIIDLEITKYPIGLIEDFKTIK
- a CDS encoding carboxypeptidase-like regulatory domain-containing protein, encoding MLFRTNVRFAMIPLLFLAIIFTLSGSCDGGGEESGGDGSNPGPDMNLTEPLLNGAIQGTVTSSRGSPLNGVHVRAVKVDNTNIQISAFSGIGPNLTLRDGEFRIDGVPSGNYRILIEKLDGRSLVFQDFRYSDFVKQNSPLISFPDEYFNGTEESSDDDLEDSVEIIVINGQTTGGINIITND
- a CDS encoding VacB/RNase II family 3'-5' exoribonuclease; its protein translation is MKRPSYRPSRAREISKRLRVEKEGRRAFKNVLRKMVNEGKILRIRGGRYALSEGFTTSGKEKTAISPVRVRNQGKIIGKFIRTGKTGIILARNTNGSRIAVRLGDAKGIRSGSLVIAELRGARVEENIPKINIVEVLGKAGKLDVEYKGLSADYNLPNGFSREALRESEEIPSEVSPDYLRGRVDLRGCCIFTIDNDTAKDFDDAVGISRVSNGYKLWVSIADVTNYVRLGSGVDNDALQRGTSIYMPHMVIPMLPEKLSNELCSLVPHEDRLAKTVEMHFNDGGDITDYKIYKSVIRSHARLNYSFASDLLNKRSAEKAVRKEIVQSLQSMKELYERVRERRISNGELNFDIPEPELIRDELGRTVDVVKLTRNIAHGIIEEFMIAANTSVAMHIFNSKTPSIYRIHDIPDIMSLKELADDLKKLGYSLRINGNIKAKDIQRVILESKGRPEEIAVNMLILRSLKRALYSTATRGHFGLALRHYTHFTSPIRRYPDLVVHRLIDCILSGRRIPYTPESLEWISNHCSMRERYADELEREAIKLESANMMKTHVGKEFEGVVVSVLPFGIFVELKEVFVEGFVPREKIKSHKRRWYEIGQSVKVKVDDADVERRRITLDLVD